The Nicotiana sylvestris chromosome 6, ASM39365v2, whole genome shotgun sequence genomic sequence AGATGGAGGGGAATTTATATGTAAAAGAGAACGCGACAACAGCTAGTAGAATAGATGGAATGAGAAGAACCAAGAGTGAAATAGCGACGCATCAAATTTGCTGGTGGTGAGATTGATATGTGAGGGATGAGCATGCGAGTGGGGAAGTTGATAGTTTGGAGTGTTTATTTGCCAAGTACTTGCATAAGGAATTGGAAATAGAGAATCTGCACTTTCTAGTGCAAGAGAACTATTTGCTGAATAAACATTTAGTGGTCTTCTCTCATTAGCTCAGAAAAATCTAATGAATGCATTTCTGTCTATTTACCAACACAATTAGATTCTGGCACAAAAGATATCTAGAAAACATCATGATGGATGACTAGCTCGTTCTGTTGGGAAGTTACAAGAGCGAACAGGTGAAGCACAACAGAAGAAGAAGTTAATTGATAGGACCGTTGCTTTTTACTGACTTATTGGATCCTATAAGAGAAACTTACGCAAATATAACTAATAGGACAACTCTCAAGAAGTCAAAGGAAAAACAAAGTAATAAAAATCTACTTTAAAGCAGCTTTAAGGAAGATGAGATTCTTATGCTAATTATCTATCATATGTAGTGAAGTTGTTCGTCTAATTCTACAGAACTTTGCCTATAATAGGGAGGGTTAAAATTCTAGAGGCATGCTTCTATTTTTAGCTTTTCCTACATTTGGGTGATTCTCTATTTTCAAAGTTTGATTTGTTGTATTGTCTCGTATATATCTGCAATAATAAACATTCGACTAAAGTGTTCTTTACTtgatatttgaaagtttaaaCTGAGGGGCTATCAAAAGATACGGATTGAGTGGCTTTCCTTCCGAATTTCAAAATATGCTTTGTCATATtgtctcatatatatatatatatatatatatatatatatatatatatatatatatatatatatatatatatatatatatgatttccTTGAGTTTAACATCAATAAATCTTTGACAAGAAATGAGTAtagcagaaaattttgtttttgtATGCTTATAATGTCATACAATTACAAATCTTTATCTGTCATCTAGAGCAAGAAATTTTTGACATTGTATTCCCCTGAGGTCTAGTCCATTGCCCCTGGTTTTGTATACAATGCCTTTGTAAGGATTTTGGTTCACATTGGCAGCGTCTTTTCCTTCAATAGAATTTTACAAGCTAGAGAATATAATTATTCTATTCCAGCTTTAGTTTTCACACTACAAGGAATGGAGTTTAACCAAGTGGGTTTATGACACTACTGGATTATGTATCCTGAGTAAAAATCAGTTGATAAATGTTTGTATGGTTAAAACCTTTTTTGTAGTCTCGTGTTACTTTGTGCTAAAATATTAGATAAATGGTTCATTTCTTTTGTTGTGCTATAATATACgattatcttttttttcttaagATGAATGGTTCACTTATATTCTGCTATTGAGTTCATTGCTAACCCACGTGTGTTGCCTCTATAACAACACATTTATCGTGTTTTTCAGTTAAACTAAATGGCAAGCTGGAACACTAGCAAATTGGTATCCGCTCATCCGAATGTTCTGTCCAATGATGAAAATAACGAAGAGGAGAAACTTCGAAGGGAGCAAGAAGATAAGGAATGGTTTGCTTTGTGTAGAATAACATGTAAGCTTATCTTGTTGTATTATGAAGAATACATATGCGACGTACCTTGCAGTAAGACAAAACATCATGTAGCATCAATAAAAGAGGATATACACTCTCTAAAAGAGTTTATGTCTAACAAAAGGACTGCTACATCACCTGCAGTAGATGAGCCCACCATCGACAAGTGTTTTGCCATTTTGGAAAATATTACTGATATTCCTCCAGGGAGTGAAATTTATAACTATACTGTGAACATGTTCACTAAGAAAGAGGTGCGACAGATGTTTTGCAGGCTGCCTACTGATGAAGCTCGGAAGTCTTGGTTGGAGTATAACTACCGGTTATTCCATAAGCAGTGAATAATGTATCATTGCGGTTAAACATTTTTCTTGTTTTGTGATCGAACAATTGTGATTATAtgcataaattttattttatatttcttGTTTAGACGTTGTGATTGCCTGGTTAAACCTTTATTAAAATGTGTTCTTCTATCTCTATCGGCCTCAATTATATGGTTGTCATATGATTGTATGGTTAAACTTTATTCAGCTATCTATAGTTTCTTCTATCTAAGAATTTAGCCAACTGTAGATTCTTGAATTAGATACCTTTGTTTTTGGGTATTACTTTTTATCTCTCTGCTTTTACGCTTTATTCATATGCATATTTTGTGATGGATTCATTTATGTATGTGTGATGGACTTGTGCGTTTTTTTTTTCTCTACAAAAATATATCTTGGAAGAAAATGGGGTTATGAAAAGAATTGAAATTACGGATTTGGGGGCAATTTCCTTTTCAGTTAAATGGAGATATGTGATATTAGCAACTTGGTATCTTCCCATCTAAGTGATTTGTTAGATGATGAAAATCAAAGAGAATTAGAGAAATTCGGAGAGAGCGAGACGATAAGGAATGGATAGCTTTGTGTCAAATAATAGATAAATGCATTTTGATgtatttttaaataaatttatGCCAAGGAACCATGCCGTACATCtatttcttatatatatatatatatatatatatatatatatatataaaataggaTTCGTTATGAAATTTTCGATTGAGGAAGTCGGTATTTGTTGATCCGAAAAATATGGGGTTAACTCTACACATGAAATGTCGAGATTCTATGCATGTTTTTGATGATATGTGAACATGGAGCTGGAAATCGATCTATACATAAGATCTTTCAATACTCATGAAAGGCAATTCATAGTGTTTTAATGACCATTTTGTGAGCTTGCAAGGGATATGGGAAACGTCAAATCTTTGACATTTGAATTACGGTGATTAACAACTTTGTCCATTGGAGAACTAATTTGAACTTCCAAGAACTCAGCTCCGTTAGGACCGAAAAAattcaggtgtcatgcggaagctagcaaagcaaaccttcaacgacgataaatcagacaATAAAGGATAAATCTACCAAAATAGACACAAACatataacgtggttcggtcaactgacctacgtccaccgcgaaaatgagcaatccactatataaaaaagaGAGTataaatatcgagagaacaaccccACGAAGAGAAAAATACAAGTGActcactaacacttgtcccgtaaagttcccCCCCTAAACACAACTCTAAAACCCCCTATGGCTACATTATGGATGCTGCTGAATGAGAAGGAAGAattctcaatttatagaagtccaaactttttcctacaagaaaaaggactagccaaatatatgagaattataatttctttctataaaaaggaaaacccaattaaggtaattatattgccctttccttcaacaaataggaaaaccaaatatggtaagaaaattatggcaaacacaCATGATATGACAAACACTATCATTACGTTCTAATGTGGCATTGTCTATTAGACTTGCTGCCCGAGGATAGCAATATATATACACACGAGGACGAGGACGAGGACGAGGACGTTAAAAGAAATTACAAACAAAATCTTTTATCTATTGCAGACAACCAGACGCTAAGATAAAACTCCATAGTGGAGTCTCCATGTGAAATCTGACATGGTGCTATATAGGTTTTAACTATATGTCGGACAAGCTActtaaaaacttttttttttttttttgcagcaCTTACAATCGTTGATTGTTAAGTAATTTCTCAAGGCTTTCAGTCATTATTTGTTAGTGACCTCTTCCGGGGCGTTTAttcgaataaataaataaatacaatcATCAAATTCTCGCTTAGTACCTCTAAGCATGAAAATAGAAGATTTcaaaatagtactagtatgttcACCATGCATATTCTTTTAGGTCTATTTTAATATGTTTTGGTTGTCCATTCTTCTTTCAGATCACGTCTTTTCATGTGTCCAAATTATGCAGAGCCACTAAGtcatatatatattgcaacaaatcCCCAGGCTGATGACCTCCTTTCAGCAGTTGAGAAAGAGTATGCACGTCattttttttccaaaaagaaaGCTACATATTGTTCGTCTAGCCACTAGTAGataaattctttttttcttttttggttggGTGGCGGTGGATGAACTCAAGAACAATAAAGGACATTGGAATGTAGAATACGCTATTAAACCCACTCGGTATAGTTTAAAGAATTTAATTTGATTCCATTAGCAAATCAGATGATTTCCTCTCCATGGCATGGTTTAATAATTTAATATGAACCAGGGGATGTCGCTGGCGATACTGAAAATATTATTATCTATGACAATTCGGGATGTAGCTCAAATGGTAGAGCGCTCGCTTTGCATGCGAGAGGTATAGGGTTCGATCCCCTGCATCTCCATTTCTTTATTATGTATCTGTGCCCGTTTATTTTGATAAAATGATTAGAATTGGTATCATTAAAACTCGGACATTTTGTTCGCTTCATGCTCACCGCGTGGCTACGTAACTTGGACATTCCGTGTTTGTTCCTAGTTGTAGGTTTTTGGACAATATttagttgaagtttggaaaaagATAATATTTGAAATTGAAGTAAAAAATTGAAAGTTGAATCTTCTTGTATAGCTAGAAAAATTGTCCCTAAGTTCCTCAAAAAAGCTACACAGTCATTTTCACATAGTGGTAAAAAATTCCCTTCTATATCTATTTCGaagtttgtttgtttatttgggaGCTCTTTATTTTGCAAAAGAGATGGATCATAGCATTATCAACAACTTATTATTATGTAGCACTTGATTAAAATATTTGTTTTAGTTGAGAAATTATCTTTCCAATGCTAATGGCTATCTATCGGAAAACTTATAGGGACAAAAAGAGAAGACGGAAAAGGTAGTTCGACAAGAATATATTTATTGAGTAGGTTttgaagagtttttgtgcaagaGTTATTGTACAAAATATATCAATAGATATTAAGCGATGCGTTTTCAAAAACATTCTTTAGGATAATCAAACGCTCTGATGAGGATGTGAAAACCATCGAAGAGGAGATCCTCTTGAATAGAGGAAAAGTACAAAAGAATGGAAGCAAGGTTGTTCTAACTGAAAGAGGCAAGGTTGTTCTTTTACCTCTTTGCTTAGCTTAAAAAACTGGTAAGAAAGAATGCATACAATACAATTGACCAATTTTAATCTTTGAGGCTGCACGTGGACTCCCCAGCAAACCAAAGATAGAGATTGTTGATATTGATAACCACTTGGCTGATGTGGAATATGTTTGGGATTTTCCCAAATTTTACAAGCTTACAGAGTTATGGTGAATATCATCTCTGTCTCTTTGTTGATGTTCAGCTGATTTTACCATTATATCGGATAAAGTTCAGTTACTCTAATATAGTTTGTGGATTTATTGTTATAGTGGACAAAATTCACTAAACGTACGTTAAATATATcctgttattttgatgattcagGACGAGGGACGACCATGTGATTACATGGATTCACAACCAGGAGGTATTGATCTATTCTCAAATGTGAATTTGCTTCTTAAGCAAAAAAAGAAAGTcggtgtcacgatccaaaaccaaccatcgtgatggcacctattgtggaactAGGCAAGCTACAACTTAGCCATTTCAACACGGTAAAagctttaaaaatatatatggaagcaattaatatttaagaaaaaccttTTTACAACAGAAATTGTATACAGGTATGCCCGATTTCGTAGGCTCGGGGAGTTGCTTCGAGAATAACTTCAAAACGGACATGGCTCGAGCCCGATGGCGGAGTATAGAACTTGAGGATCGAAGTGCTCGATAAAAACCAAAGCCGAGTATGACCAACCTCGAGATAATACCATTATGGTTTAGTAACAGAAAGAGCGAGATTCCCGCAACGGCCCGAAGATCACGGCGTAAATTCCGGAATTGATTTGTCCTTAGCGGTTAGACAGCCGTCCAATAAGATTCCgtactataattagaagtgtaccttatttagaaCTCCCTTATTATATAAAGGAGAACCCATTCATTTGTAACGCATGATTCATTGACAAGAGAATATACATTCATCACTTTCTTGCCTACTGTTTTAGAGTTGCCTTATATAATTTACTATTCTTACTAACCCACCTCGAGACTGTCATAGCTCGAGGTCGAGACTTGACTTGCACACTGGTTTGACTTACTTTATTCTTCGATTTATATAtttaattccttgtttatcaatttgtattggattaaatcacatatctttaatatcacaatataagtttaattgttacacGGATTTTAGgctaaacagtttggcgcccaccgtgggtctaaggataatagtgattgtttcagtactgattctgataacacacgttattttcacacttgttcttgtcaagaattttgttctcaggttaaaacatgtcaaactcacaaaactCACCCATACATGGCGATGATGGTCTTGGATTTCATGGGAAAAACGATAATGTAATTGTTCAAGAAGTTGGGGTGCCACCGGTTAACCCTGGGGAAGTACCGATTACCGATCCAGTCATGTCAGTTCGCACAGTGCTTTGAACGCGGACTTAGGCACATACCCCGGGGGGAGTGTGCACAGGGAAGGTCGATCTAGTGGCCAAGGAACACATGGTGTAGGACACGGGAGAGTTAGTTTCcaggtaatattcgagatgctacaggCTCAACAGGCCGCTTTTGCTCAGCTTCAGAGTCAACATAGAACTCCGAGTGTGGTCGAGCCGAAAATCACTCACCGTACCGAGCTAGTGCCGGAAAGGACGAATGGTAATGGATCAGGGACTGATCCTACAATTTTGAAAATGCTTGAGGAGCTCATGAAAAGAATCGAGtcgggagaaaagaaaatcgaagaTAATGACAAAAAAGTTGAAACATACAACTCCCGAGTTGATCAGATACTGGGGGCACCCCCGATCTTAAAGGGTTTGGATTCAAAAAAGTTCGTGCAGAAGCCTTTTCCTcagagtgcggctccgaagcccattcctAAGAAGTTCCATATGCCGGATATACTGAAATACAACAGGACCACCAATCCTAATGAATATGCCACTTCGTACACATGCAGGataaagggaaatgacttagaagacgaTGGGATCGACTCCGTTTTGTTGAAAAAGTTTGAAGAAACTCTATCAAAGGGAgaaatgatttggtatcacaacttgccgcCGAATTCCAtcgactcatttgccatgttagCAGATTCTTTTGTGAAAGCACACGCCGGGGCCATAAAAGTTGCAACAAGAAAATCGGACATTTTCAAGATAAGAAAAATGGATAATGAAATGCTGAGGGAGTTCgtatcccgatttcaaatggaacgcaTGGAGTTACCACCAGTCGCAGATGATTGGCCGTTCAAGGTTTCACCCAGGGGTTGAACGAGCGGAGTTTGATAGCATCACGATAGTTGAAGCAAAATTTGGTCGAATATCCAGCTATACCTTGGGCGGATGtgcacaatcgatatcaatcgaagatcagggtcgaggacgaccaattagGAGCCCCCTCCGGGTCGGTACATCCGAACAGGTCAGCAGTTAAGGCCCTGAGGGACATCGATAGGGAGACAAGGTCGAACAGAGAACGATATCAGCCATATATCGCAGATCGAAGAAACAATGGCTCGGGGTGCAATCCTTCTCTGAATGATCGAGGACAAAATTCTCGGGGACTTATGAGCAAGAGTGGTTTTGATAAGCATGCCGATCCTGTAGAGGCACCTCGATTATCAGAGTATAACTTTAGCGTCGATGCATCAGGCATTGTCTCGGCAATCGGAAGGATCAAAGCTACTAGGTGGCCCGGACCTATACCAACTGATCCTTCCCAAAGAAACCCAAATTTGatatgcaagtatcatggcacgcaTGTTCACAAGACCGAGGATTGTAGGCAATTAAGGGAGGAAGTAGCCCGTCTATTCAACAAGGGCCACCTTCGAGATTTCCTTAGCAATCAAGCCAAGAACCATTTCAGGGATAGAGTCGCTAATAGGAAAAATGAACatgaagaaccacaacatgtcattcatatgatAGTCGGCAGGGTCGATATTCCACAAGGGCCCGTACTCAAACGCCCAAAGGTATCTATTACTAGGGAGAAGCGGACCCGAGATTATGTGCCCGAGGGCTCCTTATCATTCAATGATGAAGAACAGAAGGCATTTCTCAACCACACAATGACGCTTTGGTAATTtctatcttattaaataaagttcaagttaagcgtGCTTTAGTGGATCCAGATAGTTCGGCGAATATCATCCGATCAAGGGTCGTAGAgcaactcggcctacaagatcaaaaTGTGCCCGTAGCTCAGGTCTTAAATGGCTTTAACTTGGCCACTGAAACAACTAAGGGTGAGATTACTCTGCCAGTGAATGTGTCCTAAACCATCCAAGATACCAAATTCCAAGTGATCGAGGGAGATATGGGGTACAATGCGCTACTGGGGTCGCCTCAGATCCACAACATGAGAGCAGTTCCTTCgactcttcaccaaatgatgaaattcccgacattGGATGGCGTGAAATTAGTGTACGGGGAGTAGCATGCTGCAAAGGAAATATTTGCAGTCGACGAGGTAATATAGGTATCAATATTATCAACCTCGAAAAAGTCGAGCATCAAAGGTAAACAagaaaccaaatagcaatcacaaccactattgatacccaattttttctcaaatattttaatacatacatatactttcaaaatagcatatatgcagttaaaagcatgcataagcatttttgaGATAAAAAACTCTAAAtcgatttatttcttctcttttatttataaaataccCACTAAtcatccttcaaattatttttgtgatgaaTTGGTCattttaaattcattatttatgccatcataattgtttaaatatttttggtgcattttttataattgcatttatatttttaggctaaattgcacatctttgcaataatagcccatgttaacgtataattacattatttatgcataaaatggtcttttatatttttaaatattaaataactatttaaAATCATGTTAGTgtacaaagatattttttggaactcatttattatttttataaattatttagttattaaaattggctatttaaaatctggcctattttatttcaattttacccCTATCTCGACCCAATAAGCAGCCAATTTTAATtcaaattacccagcccaaaccctgaTACCCGATCCGGCCCCAAAACCCCTTCAATCTCGTCCGTTGATCataaagatcaacggccacaaacgaCCCTTCTTAAAATAAACCAAacgaacccccccccccaaaaaaaaaacctttcattCTACACTATCCGCCGCCCTGAAAGCCCTCTCTTCCCTCAAAtactctcaaacctaaccctaatcaaacCTAATCGTCACTCGTCTATGGCTATCTCTGGTGGTCTCTCACCACCccccccaagcctccaatggcctccctCACGTTAGTCTTACCATCTccagggtcctcaagggaccagggctagttGGCTTGCATCTAGGGTCTCTTTCTTTCCTGCTTCAGTTCATTCCAGTATGATTCCGATTAAGATCGTCCGATATTGACtatgatctatgggtttctaagcatgtttcttcacctctgtgttgttctcttcgaaaccctaatttctttctctgaacctcttagatctgtatagatctgagatgatttgaacttgtttcatatgagttttacaacaaccttgagattctttacaagaatcgtatgattttcaagtgattttcatctttttctaaactagggttaccagaaa encodes the following:
- the LOC138870512 gene encoding G2/mitotic-specific cyclin S13-6-like, whose translation is MAIYRKTYRDKKRRRKRIIKRSDEDVKTIEEEILLNRGKVQKNGSKVVLTERGKAARGLPSKPKIEIVDIDNHLADVEYVWDFPKFYKLTELW